From one Kamptonema formosum PCC 6407 genomic stretch:
- a CDS encoding DUF3685 domain-containing protein — protein IQKISIYSPRNQELAQLSGVQLVVTLVLEMRDATAPRVRAIIAFLGTGVVYVLTQVIGRGIG, from the coding sequence ATTCAGAAAATATCAATTTATTCTCCTAGGAATCAGGAGTTAGCTCAACTTTCGGGCGTGCAGTTGGTGGTGACACTGGTATTAGAAATGAGGGACGCGACAGCTCCTCGTGTCCGAGCAATTATCGCTTTTCTGGGCACGGGAGTTGTCTATGTGCTGACGCAAGTTATTGGACGAGGAATTGGTTAA
- a CDS encoding ParA family protein, with amino-acid sequence LLMFVVGLLSRKGGSGKTTLAVHWAVVAVKCGLSVVLADMDSQKSSASWFNKREAETPLLIQPQPSNISDQIQACRDGGIDLVLIDTPPDIGTNAVVS; translated from the coding sequence GATTACTGATGTTCGTAGTTGGCCTTTTGTCGAGAAAAGGAGGGTCGGGAAAGACAACCCTTGCCGTCCACTGGGCAGTCGTTGCCGTAAAGTGCGGTTTGAGTGTCGTATTGGCAGACATGGATTCCCAGAAGTCCTCAGCATCTTGGTTTAACAAGCGAGAAGCTGAAACCCCCTTACTGATACAGCCCCAACCGTCCAACATATCTGACCAGATTCAGGCTTGCCGAGACGGTGGAATTGACTTGGTGCTTATAGACACTCCCCCTGACATTGGCACAAATGCCGTAGTTTCCTGA
- a CDS encoding DEAD/DEAH box helicase, which translates to MRLIRKDGWNDLDRVQEQIVALRAAQQRFEADYLETQATNARTAAWELVALYHLSKAAEILSIFLTQGAVEGYFDIRQQLESHFDRVLSACAKAELIELENLTRLLIETANQLVKNSIWTVTRAVNSRVTRFVEQVVTNQHQPIFEMLPPQRRALREAGLLGSSHRAVVVNLPTSSGKTFIAQFRILQALNQFDREQGWVAYLAPTRALVNQICKRLRDDFTPLEINVERVSPALEIDSLEANILKDTNQESRFRILVSTPEKFDLMLRGGWEEKIGRPLTLVVVDEAHNLSQEQRGLKLELLLATINRECRYAQFLLLTPFIDNADEIARWLSPDSYNQIELGLDWLPNDRAIVLSTAKRSAPKSKNFTIELKTIHTNRQTIDIAETITLEDERILGLKWSDVSKSPNKLAAATAQLLKKRGSVIILAKTIPDTWKLASHFTKEANSSSQESEDIQLVQRFLQEEFSPEFPLINLLQYGVGVHHSGLSDEARTLIEWLFEKGSIQVLVTTTTIAQGVNFPVSNVVLASHQYPYGKICQPKIFGIWLAVLGV; encoded by the coding sequence TTGCGTCTGATCCGTAAGGATGGCTGGAATGACCTCGATCGTGTACAAGAGCAGATTGTAGCATTACGAGCGGCTCAACAAAGATTTGAAGCAGACTATCTGGAAACCCAGGCAACTAATGCCCGTACTGCTGCTTGGGAGCTAGTTGCCCTCTATCATCTATCTAAAGCAGCGGAGATCTTATCAATTTTCTTAACGCAGGGAGCAGTAGAGGGGTACTTCGATATTCGTCAGCAGTTAGAATCTCATTTTGATCGGGTATTAAGTGCTTGTGCAAAAGCTGAACTGATTGAACTAGAAAATTTAACACGTCTTCTTATTGAAACAGCAAACCAGTTAGTTAAGAACAGCATTTGGACAGTCACACGAGCAGTAAATAGCCGAGTTACCCGTTTTGTCGAACAGGTAGTAACAAACCAACATCAACCAATCTTTGAAATGCTGCCTCCCCAACGCCGAGCTTTACGGGAAGCAGGACTATTAGGTTCTAGTCATCGAGCCGTGGTTGTAAATCTTCCTACTTCTAGTGGCAAGACTTTTATTGCTCAATTCCGTATTTTACAAGCTCTTAACCAATTTGACCGAGAACAAGGATGGGTTGCTTACCTAGCCCCGACTCGTGCTTTAGTTAATCAGATATGTAAACGTTTAAGAGATGATTTTACTCCATTAGAAATTAACGTAGAGCGCGTTAGTCCTGCTTTAGAAATAGATAGTCTAGAAGCAAATATTCTAAAAGATACTAACCAAGAAAGTCGCTTTCGCATACTGGTTTCAACTCCTGAAAAGTTCGATTTAATGTTACGTGGGGGATGGGAAGAGAAGATTGGAAGACCTCTGACTCTTGTGGTCGTGGATGAAGCCCATAATTTATCCCAAGAACAGCGCGGTCTCAAATTAGAATTGCTATTAGCTACAATTAATCGAGAGTGCCGTTATGCACAATTTCTTCTTCTAACTCCATTTATTGATAATGCCGATGAAATTGCCCGTTGGCTGTCTCCTGATAGCTATAATCAAATTGAATTAGGCTTGGATTGGTTGCCAAATGATCGAGCCATTGTTTTGAGTACAGCCAAAAGGAGTGCTCCTAAATCTAAAAATTTTACTATAGAATTAAAAACGATACACACTAATAGGCAAACTATAGACATTGCCGAAACTATTACGTTAGAAGATGAAAGAATACTTGGCTTAAAATGGTCAGATGTATCAAAAAGCCCTAATAAGCTTGCTGCTGCTACCGCGCAACTTCTGAAAAAGCGGGGATCAGTTATCATTCTTGCAAAAACAATACCTGACACTTGGAAATTGGCTAGTCATTTCACGAAAGAAGCCAATTCTTCTTCACAAGAATCTGAAGATATTCAGTTAGTACAGCGGTTCCTTCAAGAAGAATTTAGTCCTGAATTTCCCCTTATAAATTTATTACAATATGGTGTAGGTGTTCATCACTCCGGTCTTTCAGACGAGGCTAGAACTCTAATAGAGTGGCTATTTGAGAAAGGTAGCATTCAAGTGCTTGTCACAACAACTACTATTGCCCAAGGAGTTAACTTTCCAGTATCTAATGTTGTATTAGCAAGCCACCAGTATCCCTACGGTAAAATATGCCAGCCGAAGATTTTTGGAATTTGGCTGGCCGTGCTGGGCGTGTAA
- a CDS encoding ParA family protein yields MASFKGGVGKTTTAVHLAAYLAESGDAILIDGDPNRSATGWAKRGQLPFEVVDERQAPYRLSSSKPEHIVIDTQARPSEEDLQNLVRGDLLILPTTPDALSLDALFQTIGVLKKFDVTKFRILLTVVPPAPRKTGEKAREALLELGLPLFEIGIRRFACYETAALQGCLVRDVKDRNAATAWRDYKRLGSELL; encoded by the coding sequence GTGGCATCCTTTAAGGGAGGCGTGGGAAAGACGACGACGGCCGTCCACCTGGCAGCTTACCTGGCGGAATCGGGCGATGCAATTCTAATTGACGGCGACCCCAACCGCAGCGCGACGGGATGGGCCAAGCGAGGGCAGTTGCCCTTTGAAGTGGTTGACGAGCGGCAAGCGCCCTACCGTTTGAGCTCAAGCAAACCCGAACACATCGTTATTGATACCCAGGCGCGGCCTAGTGAAGAAGACTTGCAGAATTTGGTGAGGGGCGATCTGTTGATCCTGCCAACGACTCCAGACGCTCTTTCCCTCGATGCTCTCTTTCAAACCATTGGAGTGCTTAAGAAGTTTGACGTTACGAAGTTTAGAATCCTACTGACCGTTGTGCCACCAGCCCCCAGAAAAACAGGGGAGAAAGCGAGGGAGGCTTTACTTGAACTGGGTTTGCCTCTGTTTGAGATTGGAATTCGCCGCTTTGCTTGCTATGAAACCGCAGCGCTACAGGGTTGCTTAGTGCGGGACGTGAAAGATCGCAATGCAGCAACGGCTTGGCGGGACTACAAACGGCTAGGGAGCGAACTGTTGTGA
- a CDS encoding DUF3143 domain-containing protein, whose amino-acid sequence MAESPSPLDVEVVTAPPINIQNTAEAVTENQTHPVEKVWGVACEVAEVAREVAEVALWVAEGMVESAKTCLEAELSLDIDQLTVRYLHAGADGQDIQRAFKYSLSRQDIEAAVFSGP is encoded by the coding sequence ATGGCTGAATCACCCTCTCCTCTTGATGTGGAGGTTGTCACAGCTCCCCCCATAAATATACAAAATACAGCCGAAGCTGTGACAGAGAATCAGACTCACCCTGTAGAAAAAGTTTGGGGCGTGGCTTGTGAAGTTGCGGAGGTGGCCCGTGAAGTTGCGGAGGTGGCGTTATGGGTCGCTGAGGGGATGGTGGAGTCAGCAAAAACCTGTCTAGAAGCAGAACTTTCCCTAGACATCGATCAACTGACCGTCCGCTACCTTCACGCTGGAGCTGACGGTCAAGATATTCAACGAGCTTTCAAATACTCTCTTAGCCGTCAGGATATTGAAGCTGCGGTTTTTTCTGGCCCGTAA
- a CDS encoding DUF4258 domain-containing protein, whose protein sequence is MENFRYQLTEHASEQVSKRNIQLEWIEQVLQSPIKTKPDDKDPELRAAYGVIPEKDDRILRVVYNFTVEPWKINQFLVQ, encoded by the coding sequence ATGGAAAACTTCCGTTACCAGCTAACTGAGCATGCATCCGAACAAGTGAGCAAACGTAATATCCAATTGGAATGGATCGAGCAAGTTCTCCAGTCCCCCATCAAAACAAAACCAGATGATAAAGATCCGGAGCTTCGGGCTGCTTATGGAGTTATACCTGAAAAGGATGATCGTATTTTACGGGTAGTTTACAATTTCACTGTAGAGCCTTGGAAAATTAACCAATTCCTCGTCCAATAA
- a CDS encoding tyrosine-type recombinase/integrase, which produces MTQQEIRRVFAEGLLTDRDRALFGVCLYTAARIREACTLLVADAYTTSRTVRTVRSELIIRKANTKGKLGTRTIPIIEELRSLLNRYQPTPGQPYLFPGKPYNTRLGHIHPDSAGLILREAFKRVGIEGASSHSFRRTSLTQMSNAGIPLRVIQEISGHRNLEQLQRYLEVKPEQVRGAIASLSMLSHSHIGELLFGEVKTSNDTQTPPGVMKGGTGMIHQLEDLATNRELHQSLLKWLRPRCQQSEFLELYQAATKQYIKSRGRALVLCGLLMRDTNPDERDLKNRAQALANKVAEPMRVELTAWYCPRPIDEWPQTATGGTG; this is translated from the coding sequence ATGACTCAACAGGAGATTCGGCGGGTGTTCGCCGAAGGCCTCCTCACGGACAGAGATAGAGCCTTGTTTGGAGTTTGCCTCTACACCGCTGCCAGAATCAGAGAAGCCTGTACCCTGCTCGTTGCCGATGCCTACACCACCAGTCGCACTGTCCGAACTGTCAGATCAGAACTCATCATCCGCAAAGCCAACACCAAAGGAAAATTGGGAACGCGCACTATCCCTATTATTGAAGAACTGAGATCGCTCCTCAACCGCTACCAACCCACACCGGGGCAACCTTATCTCTTCCCAGGCAAACCTTACAATACGCGCTTGGGTCACATCCACCCTGACTCTGCTGGCTTGATACTAAGAGAAGCTTTCAAACGAGTCGGCATTGAGGGAGCATCATCCCACAGCTTCCGCCGCACCTCATTAACTCAGATGAGTAACGCTGGGATTCCCTTGAGGGTGATTCAGGAAATCAGCGGCCATCGCAACTTAGAACAGTTGCAGCGGTACTTAGAAGTTAAACCCGAACAGGTAAGAGGCGCGATCGCTTCCCTTTCGATGCTTAGTCACAGTCACATCGGAGAACTACTTTTTGGGGAAGTAAAAACTTCTAACGATACACAAACACCGCCAGGTGTAATGAAAGGAGGTACTGGGATGATACATCAGCTTGAAGACTTAGCTACTAACCGTGAGCTTCACCAGAGTCTACTGAAGTGGCTACGTCCACGTTGTCAGCAATCTGAATTCCTGGAACTATACCAAGCAGCGACTAAACAATATATTAAATCTAGAGGACGTGCCTTGGTGTTGTGTGGTTTGTTAATGCGTGACACTAACCCTGACGAGCGTGATCTCAAAAACCGTGCTCAGGCTTTAGCAAACAAGGTAGCTGAACCAATGCGAGTAGAATTAACAGCTTGGTATTGTCCTCGTCCAATAGACGAATGGCCGCAGACTGCCACTGGAGGTACAGGATGA
- a CDS encoding DUF3854 domain-containing protein: MPSYIEVTQEGSALGFWEWVLKNRVPVKPTEGEKKAGCLLTLGYAA; the protein is encoded by the coding sequence ATGCCTAGTTACATAGAGGTTACACAAGAAGGTTCGGCTCTGGGTTTTTGGGAATGGGTGCTTAAAAATCGAGTTCCTGTAAAACCGACAGAAGGTGAGAAAAAAGCAGGATGCCTACTGACTTTGGGTTACGCGGCGAT
- a CDS encoding plasmid partition protein ParG produces the protein MSETPEKPVFIRGRVPESVRARFKASCALEGRDMSEVLEELITNWLREHEPRQGTKKTPGTKAKRNSNEE, from the coding sequence GTGTCTGAAACCCCTGAAAAGCCTGTATTTATTCGGGGTCGCGTTCCTGAGTCCGTGCGTGCTCGTTTCAAAGCGAGTTGTGCCTTGGAAGGTCGCGACATGAGCGAAGTATTGGAGGAATTAATCACTAATTGGCTAAGGGAGCATGAGCCTCGCCAAGGCACAAAAAAAACGCCTGGTACAAAAGCCAAGCGGAATTCTAATGAGGAGTAA
- a CDS encoding DUF4258 domain-containing protein produces the protein MENFRYQLTEHASEQVSKRNIQLEWIEQVLQSPIKTKPDDKDPELRAAYGVIPEKDDRILRVVYNFTVEPWKIVTAHFDRNATSKHKRGLL, from the coding sequence ATGGAAAACTTCCGTTACCAGCTAACTGAGCATGCATCCGAACAAGTGAGCAAACGTAATATCCAATTGGAATGGATCGAGCAAGTTCTCCAGTCCCCCATCAAAACAAAACCAGATGATAAAGATCCGGAGCTTCGGGCTGCTTATGGAGTTATACCTGAAAAGGATGATCGTATTTTACGGGTAGTTTACAATTTCACTGTAGAGCCTTGGAAAATTGTTACAGCACATTTTGATAGAAATGCAACAAGCAAGCACAAGCGAGGTCTATTATGA
- a CDS encoding DUF2283 domain-containing protein: MKIELKHDPEADAAYFTLSEGEIADSEESPPGIVWDFDKNNQVVGVEILNFKYRTPDEFFNLAEASESYLTEEQKIAFRDFFSKTPLPV; the protein is encoded by the coding sequence ATGAAAATTGAATTAAAACACGATCCAGAGGCGGATGCAGCCTATTTCACCCTATCGGAGGGTGAAATCGCAGACTCCGAAGAAAGTCCCCCTGGTATAGTCTGGGACTTCGATAAAAATAACCAGGTAGTAGGAGTAGAAATCTTAAATTTTAAATACAGAACGCCTGATGAGTTTTTCAATCTGGCGGAAGCATCGGAATCCTATCTGACAGAAGAACAAAAGATTGCTTTTCGGGATTTCTTTTCTAAAACCCCGCTACCTGTTTGA
- a CDS encoding translation initiation factor IF-2 N-terminal domain-containing protein, translated as MTLKELAKSLNTPVGNLIKKANQNGLKIGSNASLTQAQIELLKSTDNTPQLKPAQPQSPTGEMEIREDSVPAAPPQNQSIASVKQQQLSSSIQAESELSQHQTETRLQQRFADGQYLGVLEALAEGQGRVNGYLAVSQVTFNADMQRREQALATLAEKLEGEDFFGNSQSAAESYYKSSQVGASTSQDINQILTNLAAN; from the coding sequence ATGACCCTCAAGGAACTAGCAAAAAGCCTTAATACCCCGGTTGGAAACCTCATCAAAAAAGCCAATCAAAACGGCTTAAAAATTGGCTCCAACGCATCTCTTACTCAAGCTCAAATCGAACTCCTAAAATCTACTGACAACACCCCACAGCTCAAGCCTGCACAACCTCAATCACCAACAGGGGAGATGGAAATCAGAGAGGACTCAGTACCCGCAGCGCCCCCTCAAAATCAATCAATTGCCTCAGTTAAACAGCAGCAATTGAGTTCTTCAATTCAGGCTGAATCCGAACTCAGTCAACATCAAACAGAAACACGATTACAACAGCGTTTTGCTGATGGTCAATACCTTGGAGTTCTGGAGGCTTTAGCCGAAGGTCAAGGGCGAGTTAATGGTTATTTAGCCGTGTCGCAAGTCACCTTTAATGCCGATATGCAGCGACGCGAACAAGCCTTAGCTACTTTAGCTGAAAAGCTGGAAGGTGAGGATTTTTTCGGAAACTCCCAATCAGCAGCAGAGAGCTACTACAAATCATCACAAGTAGGAGCCTCTACCAGTCAGGACATCAATCAAATCTTGACCAACTTAGCAGCCAATTAA
- a CDS encoding restriction endonuclease subunit S, whose product MCSLISKREGVGQPCLVNDDFEDTVYSGFIIRFREKSSELCHLYKKYCFSSLEFRKELLSLATSSANTNINQESLSAIILFYPCKKEQEKITGFLTAMDRKIETLSRQIDQTEQFKKGLLQKMFV is encoded by the coding sequence ATTTGTTCGCTCATCAGTAAAAGAGAGGGAGTCGGTCAGCCGTGTCTTGTAAATGATGACTTTGAGGATACTGTTTATAGCGGTTTTATTATTAGATTTAGAGAGAAATCCTCAGAGTTATGTCATTTATATAAAAAATATTGTTTTTCATCATTAGAATTTAGAAAAGAATTGCTTTCTTTGGCTACCTCTAGCGCAAATACAAATATCAACCAAGAATCATTGTCAGCAATCATACTATTTTACCCTTGCAAAAAAGAACAAGAAAAAATTACTGGTTTTTTAACAGCAATGGATCGCAAAATCGAAACCCTCTCTCGCCAAATCGACCAAACCGAACAATTCAAGAAAGGTTTACTACAAAAAATGTTTGTGTAA
- a CDS encoding DEAD/DEAH box helicase, which produces MTQDSWILDAIGNELLESASTEASKRLLKQALNLPLDTNDESDLRFTAEAVELAVFDLLNDEDNSQNLRNVSKKAFELLRVLKVPSSSMDAAKWLLRVACLGILGDRGADAARLLKENSWPELPINSDSWGERVQATIFDAWLRLIRKDGWNDLDRVQEQIVALRAAQQRFEADYLETQATNARTAAWELVALYHLSKAAEILSIFLTQGAVEGYFDIRQQLESHFDRVLSACAKAELIELENLTRLLIETANQLVKNSIWTVTRAVNSRVTRFVEQVVTNQHQPIFEMLPPQRRALREAGLLGSSHRAVVVNLPTSSGKTFIAQFRILQALNQFDREQGWVAYLAPTRALVNQICKRLRDDFTPLEINVERVSPALEIDSLEANILKDTNQESRFRILVSTPEKFDLMLRGGWEEKTGRPL; this is translated from the coding sequence ATGACACAAGATTCCTGGATATTAGATGCTATTGGCAATGAGCTTCTAGAGTCTGCAAGTACAGAAGCATCAAAACGCTTGCTCAAGCAGGCATTAAATCTGCCGCTTGATACAAACGATGAATCGGATTTGCGCTTTACTGCTGAAGCTGTTGAATTAGCAGTGTTCGACTTACTAAATGACGAAGACAATTCACAAAATTTACGGAATGTTAGCAAGAAAGCTTTTGAATTACTGCGTGTACTAAAGGTACCATCTTCTTCAATGGATGCTGCAAAATGGTTACTGCGTGTAGCCTGCTTAGGCATACTAGGCGATCGAGGAGCAGATGCTGCCCGGTTGCTGAAAGAAAATTCGTGGCCGGAACTACCTATAAATTCTGATTCTTGGGGGGAAAGAGTACAGGCAACTATCTTTGATGCTTGGTTGCGTCTGATCCGTAAGGATGGCTGGAATGACCTCGATCGTGTACAAGAGCAGATTGTAGCATTACGAGCGGCTCAACAAAGATTTGAAGCAGACTATCTGGAAACCCAGGCAACTAATGCCCGTACTGCTGCTTGGGAGCTAGTTGCCCTCTATCATCTATCTAAAGCAGCGGAGATCTTATCAATTTTCTTAACGCAGGGAGCAGTAGAGGGGTACTTCGATATTCGTCAGCAGTTAGAATCTCATTTTGATCGGGTATTAAGTGCTTGTGCAAAAGCTGAACTGATTGAACTAGAAAATTTAACACGTCTTCTTATTGAAACAGCAAACCAGTTAGTTAAGAACAGCATTTGGACAGTCACACGAGCAGTAAATAGCCGAGTTACCCGTTTTGTCGAACAGGTAGTAACAAACCAACATCAACCAATCTTTGAAATGCTGCCTCCCCAACGCCGAGCTTTACGGGAAGCAGGACTATTAGGTTCTAGTCATCGAGCCGTGGTTGTAAATCTTCCTACTTCTAGTGGCAAGACTTTTATTGCTCAATTCCGTATTTTACAAGCTCTTAACCAATTTGACCGAGAACAAGGATGGGTTGCTTACCTAGCCCCGACTCGTGCTTTAGTTAATCAGATATGTAAACGTTTAAGAGATGATTTTACTCCATTAGAAATTAACGTAGAGCGCGTTAGTCCTGCTTTAGAAATAGATAGTCTAGAAGCAAATATTCTAAAAGATACTAACCAAGAAAGTCGCTTTCGCATACTGGTTTCAACTCCTGAAAAGTTCGATTTAATGTTACGTGGGGGATGGGAAGAGAAGACTGGAAGACCTCT
- a CDS encoding DUF3854 domain-containing protein gives MPSYIEVTQEGSALGFWEWVLKNRVPVKPTEGEKKAGCLLTLGYAAIALPGISMGWRVTDRDFKGKAIARELHPDLLPFDDGRDVTICFDYRPGDYFKSPEWVNAAILGKLFKQSTVKIARLPGPQKGIDDFAVAGGDVAQVLAAAESLKQLQDERLWRFCYKGFSPEKKVNQRYLDIEAPEPGKIIAPKSGLATGKTQLLADKVATQPGKQINIGYRNSLLLQQAQKIGSYHLDEHDGRRFF, from the coding sequence ATGCCTAGTTACATAGAGGTTACACAAGAAGGTTCGGCTCTGGGTTTTTGGGAATGGGTGCTTAAAAATCGAGTTCCTGTAAAACCGACAGAAGGTGAGAAAAAAGCAGGATGCCTACTGACTTTGGGTTACGCGGCGATCGCCCTCCCTGGTATCTCAATGGGATGGCGGGTTACAGACAGAGATTTTAAAGGCAAAGCGATCGCACGGGAATTGCACCCAGATTTATTACCCTTCGATGATGGTCGTGATGTTACGATTTGTTTCGACTACCGCCCCGGTGATTATTTCAAGTCCCCCGAATGGGTCAACGCGGCTATCCTTGGCAAACTCTTCAAACAGTCCACAGTCAAAATTGCCAGACTCCCAGGCCCGCAGAAAGGAATTGATGATTTTGCAGTTGCTGGTGGCGACGTTGCCCAAGTCCTAGCCGCCGCTGAATCCCTCAAACAATTGCAGGATGAGCGCCTGTGGCGTTTTTGCTACAAGGGCTTCTCTCCTGAGAAAAAAGTAAACCAGCGCTACCTCGACATAGAAGCCCCTGAACCCGGCAAAATTATAGCTCCCAAATCGGGCCTAGCCACCGGAAAAACTCAATTGTTGGCTGATAAGGTTGCAACGCAACCAGGGAAGCAAATCAACATCGGCTACCGTAACAGCTTACTGCTACAGCAGGCTCAAAAGATTGGTAGCTATCACCTAGATGAGCATGATGGCCGCCGTTTTTTTG